Proteins from a genomic interval of Kitasatospora herbaricolor:
- a CDS encoding C40 family peptidase — MNTVDTGAPSAPQSEPTTAFTSATAERTRSGGIARSGRIRRGLGAVALVAAGAGVIGLGTGVGTAAAEPAPAHAGWDGSKYWFKDAQGHWRWTSHLDVYQARTGGAAAGSAVKASSAGGITQGWDGSVYWFRNSQGQWRWTSHLDVYQARTGGAAAGSVVKASSAGGITQGWDGSVYWFRNSQGQWRWTSHLDVYQQRTGAAAQAAPASSDTVSAAAAESGDFEAAVAFALDQLGKPFRTAGNGPDGYDCSGLVQQAFRRAGVDLPRVANDQYAATTPVRASELRRGDLLFWSEDGTARGIEHVAIYLGGNQYVEAARPGTNIRVSGISSGYYPDFMGRP, encoded by the coding sequence ATGAACACCGTCGACACCGGCGCGCCGAGCGCCCCGCAGAGCGAGCCGACCACCGCCTTCACCTCCGCCACCGCCGAGCGGACCCGGTCCGGTGGGATAGCCCGCAGCGGACGGATCCGCCGGGGCCTCGGGGCGGTCGCCCTCGTCGCCGCAGGGGCGGGCGTGATCGGCCTCGGCACCGGCGTCGGCACGGCCGCCGCCGAGCCCGCTCCGGCCCACGCCGGCTGGGACGGCTCGAAGTACTGGTTCAAGGACGCCCAGGGTCACTGGCGCTGGACGAGCCACCTGGACGTCTACCAGGCGCGGACGGGTGGTGCGGCCGCCGGTTCGGCGGTGAAGGCCTCGTCGGCCGGCGGGATCACGCAGGGCTGGGACGGTTCGGTCTACTGGTTCCGCAACAGTCAGGGCCAGTGGCGCTGGACGAGCCACCTGGACGTCTACCAGGCGCGGACGGGTGGTGCGGCCGCCGGTTCGGTGGTGAAGGCCTCGTCGGCCGGCGGGATCACGCAGGGCTGGGACGGTTCGGTCTACTGGTTCCGCAACAGTCAGGGCCAGTGGCGCTGGACCAGTCACCTGGACGTCTACCAGCAGCGCACCGGCGCCGCCGCCCAGGCCGCCCCGGCCTCCTCGGACACCGTTTCGGCAGCGGCCGCCGAGAGCGGCGACTTCGAGGCGGCGGTCGCCTTCGCGCTCGACCAGCTCGGCAAGCCGTTCAGGACGGCCGGCAACGGCCCGGACGGCTACGACTGCTCGGGCCTGGTCCAGCAGGCCTTCCGGCGTGCCGGGGTCGATCTGCCGCGGGTCGCCAACGACCAGTACGCGGCCACCACCCCGGTCCGGGCGAGCGAGCTGCGCCGCGGTGACCTGCTGTTCTGGTCCGAGGACGGCACAGCCCGCGGCATCGAGCACGTCGCCATCTACCTCGGCGGCAACCAGTACGTGGAGGCCGCCCGCCCCGGCACGAACATCCGGGTCTCGGGCATCAGCAGCGGCTACTACCCGGACTTCATGGGCCGTCCCTGA